cagcaagtagactccgcccggactcctacgggagctgggctccgtcctcaacatcggctgccggtaagccttgtccggactcctacgggagccggacttcgcctttaactttagttgcaagaagactccgcccggactcctacaggagccgggcttcgtcctcgactccagcggccgccggcaaacttcgtccggactcctacgggagccggactccgccaacaacttcaaccgcaagcagactccgtccggactcctacgggagccggactccgccaacaacttcaactgcaagtagactccgtccggactcctacgggagccaggctccgtcctcaacatcaaccgctggtaagccccttccggactcctacgggagccggacctctcctttgactttaattgcagggagactccgcccggactcctacgggagccgggcttcgtcctcaactccaacagctacagacagactgcgtccggactcctacaggagccggactccgaccgctgccgaacttcagccgacagatctgcactcccaggccacaatcacggccacgattctgctccacttcctgcagcggattccgcgcagctccatcactccctgatagaccgcagtaacgatcgcaacactgctccactccctacgacggatcccacgcggctccattactccctgacaggccacaataaacggccacgatcctgctccacttcctgcaacggataccgcacgattctcccatccgctggcaagatgcGATAACAAATGCCGCCCCACTTCCTGTACGTTTTCCTACCATATGCAtaaacttaattatttttttaaattttaattatcatcAATAAAATATGTTGTCACACACAAATAAGATTTATTTTGTCTAGAAGTCTATAAATCCATAGTCCCACATATCTGACAAGAAAGTAGACTAAACATATCATATAACCTTTTTTCTCCTCTAAATGTCTCGATAATCTCCTTTCTACGAGTTATGTGACTCTTTAAGTCAAAAGATGGTTGCAAAGGCTTAATAAAATCAATAAATCATTCATGCTCAACCTTAGAAAATGGGTACTCATGCATGACAAACATCTGTATAATCGTATTACGGCTAACCTCTTCATCATATGTACACGTATCTAGAGAACAAGTACTATCCTTTTCAATGATATTTGCAACATTTGTTAGCCTTTAACATTAACATTCTTCACAAATGGATGCCACTTATCGAAATGATTTTTCAAATGTGTTATCCCTAAATTATTGACTCCATTAAATATTCTTTTACAGTAATTACATCGTGCTTCTTCTTTTTTACTAATTTTTCCATCTACTTCCCTTTCTAGTTCATACTTTGTAATATCATCCCAAATTTTAGATATTAGCTTTTTCTTTTGTCTTTGCCCCTCTGTTTGATTTGTAGGCTCAACTAATTTGCTATTTGCATCTTCAATAGTCCCACTGGAAGATATGATGTATAATAACTACATTCAAAatgtaagaaataaaatatataataaccaAAAAATATAATAACCAATTAAATGCATAAggattattttctaaataatacaATTTATTGATAATGCAATGTAAATTATTGACAAACAAATATTTTACACCATCTAAGAATCAAACTAAAAATCTCTATTACCAATGAGGTAGGCCCGTGTGATAGGAAATCTTTACATAATCTTCAAGTGATAGGACCTTGTTGTCACAACCCATCCCTGCAATTGGGATTTGGATGCATAATTATCCAAAAATTCCTCCATGCATAAGTAGGATTTTAGTCCATAATTAACAAGGCCAAATAATTTCTTATAGCTACAAGATAAGCAAATTCCTCTATTAATGAAATTTCatgaatatttataaaatatccaaCTTAACAATTTGAATCAATTCCATGACATATGCTAAACAAAGATAATAATATGAACTATAAGAGGTTCAACTAAAGAAGTTTTCTTGTAGAACTAAATAGTAATATCTCTAATATATTCCAAGAACTCCTATGAAGAAACTATGAATTCTATCTAAAAGAAAGGCTCTATTTGGAGCTCCTCAACTAGCATCCATGCTTGACTCCTTTGATTCACTAAGAAGCCCCCAAACCTAATCAATTGTAATGGTAGAATTGGTTAACTAGACAGCCAGTAAGCAGCAATCCGCAAAATAAATGGAATAGAAGCCCACCATATGAAAAGctttgatagaaaaataacaTTGGAAAAATAATATCAATAGTTTATTCAGAAAGAAGGATCTTTTTCAATTACAACAGAATACAATGTCAGTACTTTATGGACAATAAACActacaaggaacctcatctccaAAAAAACCTACTAAAAACCTGCTAACTCTCATCACTCTTTTTTTTGGTAGAGAAGAGGAACTTCATTCACAAATATAAATAATAGACAAAAGGTTAGGATGGAGCCCCAACACAGACAGTAACATCACTGAATAGAAGAGGATCAGTTCCAAAagtaaaaaggaaaaaagagtaACAGAGAAAAACATTAATACAGAAAATCCAAGAAGTATACAAAGAGGTAAAATACAAACACTAATATGGATAACCCAGTCAACATCTGTAACTGAGGAACAATTGTGTAGCATGAATATTAAGACAGCCCAACAACTGTAACAAGGATCAGAGGCCATAATCCGGAAATATGAAGAGTTGGCAAGATCATATGAGCTGCAGCTGTTATCACTCTTTGATCCCACCTCATCCTAATTTTGTTCCTGGCTTCCACCCATCTTTATTCTTTAACAAAGAaacagaattttttttaaaagaaaagaagtaTGGATATAGACCGTAACAAAATCCTTTTATGTAAACTTTAGCATGAGGAATGCATCAATTACCATTAATCAGCACCCAATCATAAAACCTATCTTAACAGATGTCTATACAATAACTAGTAAATGTCCTTCATGATTGTTCTGCTttctaaattcaaaaaaaatatttactcatgTTTACAAGCAACATAGATTTAATTTGTATAGAAAAGACAATAAAACAGGATGATGCAGAAAATATATACAGAGAGAGATGAAGAGCCGAAGAGAGGCTATAAAGCTCTGCCCTATTTCATGTTCTACAAGGAGAGGAAGGTGAAGATAACTGATGAGTGATAAAAAGAGGGGAAATGGGAATCAGGTTCATAGAATCACAGTAGTAGATAGGAAGAAATGAAAGGGGAAAAAACACCACCCACTTACACATCAAAGGCATCAAATTCTCCACCAAAAATAGGCGTGTACCATTAACAGCAACcacagagagagaaagagagaggagcacAAACACGGTTCTAATGGAAGAGTATGACCATAGACTAAAGTAGTTAAAGAACATACCTGTTTAGCTCTGAATGCTGGTTGGGTTTCATTGTCGGATGCTGGTTGAGAATGATGCTCCTTGTCAAATGCTGGTTGAAAAGAACACCTGTCGCCAAACACCAGTTGGGAAGGCTTGTCATCGAATGGTAAATGCTGGTCGGGTAGGAGATTGGTTGCCTATCACCGGTCGCCGGTGGGGTAGGGATGCGGGAGAGAAACCCTAGTCGTTGTAGATTGGTTGCTTATCACCGGTCGCCGGTGGGGTAGGGATGCGGGAGAGAAACCTTAGTCGTTGCGGTGGCTTTCACCTTTCGAAGCTTTGAAGGAATCGACTGCGATGGGGTTGGACTGTTTTGGGATTATGGAAAAGGAATGCGGATGCAGATCAGCAGATGTGAACCCCAGTCCTTTAGCATAGATTCTTATATCATATGGATATCCGaatccatatccaaaaaaaaataagaaaatctgTATCCAAATCTATATTCAGCTATGTTTTGAACCAAGTATCTGGATCCAATGGGACTGAAAAATATATGTCCGAATCTGGCCCAATGCGGATACGGATATAGATACGATCAGACTTTATCCGACCCATTTTCAGCCATAGCTGACTTATATGTTTCATATAGAATGGGAAAGGGCTCCAAGTTATGCATTTTCAAGTGGGACACAAATATGATCCACGCTTTGACTACTTTCTTGATGAATTCAACACTAAGAATGCGGGTCAGTGTATGGCTACACTGCTACTATATTTAAATGTTATTCATGTCTTAtatcccttcattttttttttttagagaaatatatcgcttgatatttttctacaattACATTAGGCTACTTCCACAGACAACTATGATATttgagatctctctctctctctctctctctctctctctctctctctctcattacatATATAGTTTAGACAAAATAACCTTCTACCAAGGTCAATATTTCTTTACCATGGTACAATGAACTATCAAATTGTGGAAAGAAATGTCTTTTTGTTAAACCAAACATGGGAGATGCCTTACTCTCTTGGAGCATGAAACGTGATGCCACTCTAGAGCCATTAAATTTGCAAGATTTTAGGCCTAGCCTATAAAATCTTCCAATTCAGGATCATACATCAATGTACTCTACATAGCATCGGTCTTATTTCTTGAATATGTTGTCTCATTGTATAAAATTCATTTTGTTGTGTAGAAGCTATTGTTTCTATGAAAAAATTGTGAATTTTCTTGTCAATACCCAgtttttgaatataatattatTCCTTTTTTTTCAGGTGGATGTTCAATGATCAAAAGGGAACAAGTGGTCATCTACAAAATGGATACATAATGTTGCAGACTAGTCCTTCCATACAACATTTGGTGCACATCTTCTCTATTGAAAGGAGCCAGATGAGCTAGAGGATTATGGAATTCTTTACAAGCCTACAGATTTGGCAAGAaggtgagatattttttaaactcTTACAAAAAGTGCTGGAGTAATTCTAGCTATTCAAATTATGACACAAGTACATATCTTAACCATTTATTGTACATAGTAGAGTCTATGAAAGGGGAAAATCTCATTGGCCAAATCATCAAGCAAAAAGTTGTAAGAGTTCTTTAGTAGAGTACTACTTTTCATTCTTCCAAACTCACTATTTCTCTTTTGTGTgtgctcttcttctccctttctgaGAGTTCTAGTTTGAGGGGCTAGAGTGGTAGGCTAACTTAGAGGCCATTATGGACAAGCAACACTTCTAAGTGTTGCATGGGTACTTGAGGAAATACCAAGCTTGTGACATTGAGCATCCATGCAGCACTAAGAAGCTTTGCTTGCTCACAATCACCTCTAAGTCAGCCTACCACTCTAGCCTCTCAAGTTAGAACTCTTAGAAATGGAGAAAAAGAGCATACACAAGACAAAGAGAGAGTTTGGGAGAATGGAAAGTAGTTTTTCGCTATAGAACTCTTACAACTCTTTGCTTGATGGTTGGGCCAATAAGACCTTCCTCCTTGTATAAGCTCTACCAGGTTCAACGATTGGTGAGGATATGTTTTGAATGGTGAGGATCACTCCAGCTCTTCCCATAAGAGcctaaaaaaatatctaacttTCTGGCTAAATTTGTGGGCTTCTAGAGAATTCTGCAAACCTCTAGCTCATTAGGCTCCTTTCAATAAAAGGAATATGTGCACCACATGTTGCATGGAAGGCTCGATCCCTGACATTGAGGAAATACCAAGCCTGTGACAGTATGGATGAGTATAAAGTCTAATGTATGACAGAATTTTAATTATTCATGTTTACTTGTAGAATTGGTTCCACTTCCTTATGGACACCTTACCAACCTGATATTCAACCAGCAAATTTGAACAAGCTTCCATGATCCAGATATGTCATACTTAGAACCTTAATTCCTTTTACCAACTCTCAGTCATACTTTTCTACCTTACTGATCTCAAAATTGCAGTTTGCAAGGATATCATACCTTACTTAGAAATcataggattaaaaaaaaaaaaaatacttgctCTGACTTAATTCCTAGCTTGTAGGAGTggcttaatgaaaatattttaccTACGTATGCTTTTGTCTACATGCTAACTTGGACTTGATACAGTTAACAGTTAGTGGATTATACTAGATACCCAATCAAGTGTAATATCATTGCCACGTATGTTTCTCATGTTTAGTTAGATCCCGCtccccctcccccacccccccAAAACAAATCCTTCCAAACAAGTCTGAATCCCTTCATTATTGGGGCCTTTTTTTGGGATGCAAACCTATTTGTTGTTCATGCTGGTATTATAGCAGTCAAGTCATCAGGCAAGTGGAAAACATGTTCTTTGATGACAAAAGAGTCTATCATTTATTGCTAGGGTGAATTAGAGCACTCACCTTGGAGGTGCTCAACTACATAAGTTTACGTTTTATAGGACAGCATCTGGAGCTTAGGTATGAGATGTAAGAGAATGAGAGTATTATCTACCAGGCTTACAAGAATCACCCTTTATAATATAATGGCACATGCAACTCCACCAGCATTACTTGCCAACAAGAATCACTCCAAGTCTTTTTCAGATTTCCTAGGTGACACCAACTACTCAGCACATAATAATAAGTATCTAGGAAAATAAATAGGGGCATCCTCCTCAAGTTATGGAATCATGTTTTCCTAACATTGTAAAAAATGACCAAAAATTTAAGATtacataaatatgttctaatctCCAACTACTGAAAAGAAGAATAGAACATAAAAGACAAGAAAATTGTGATGGACATGCATAATTATGATTTAGACATATCATACTTTATTTAGGAATCGGGCAATTAATCACCACCTCACCAATAATCTTTCCCCATCTAAGTATGACATCATAATGTTTTGTTTGGTTGGGATCATAAGGTTCTTTTATTTCCATATGAAACAtcattttcctttcttctttactTCGGATTCCTCTCTATGTGatattaataaaaaatcaaaTGGTATTAGATTTCAAAATTGTGATCATCTCCACATCCAATAATGATAAGAGATTAAGTGAAAGTTAGGGAATCACATTGCTCAAGAAACCCTAATTACAAGAACTGAATTGAATGTTGTAAAAAAATCATACACACCTTAGAAATTTTGGGGGAAGAAAGAGTGCAGAGGAAGGCAGGATCGACAAGAAGACCGCAGTGGATCGATTCGATGTTGcgaagagattgaagagatggaTGGAGAGGAAGGCGGGAACCATCGATGCCGAAGAGATGACTGCAGCAGATCTATTCGATGTTGCAAAGAAATTGAAGAGATGGATGGAGAGAAAGGTATTGGAAAGTTTCATAAAACAAGGGAAGCttgttagagagagaaaattaagaaagaaagaaagataccTGACATGCTTGGAAAGAAGTGGATGTGCAGGGCGATTTCGAGGAGGAAGAAATTGAGAAGGGAAGGGAATGCCAAGGGGCGGCATTAGTATTTTTATGACAAAGTAATTTCCTGCAAATGCAATATTCGGCTTGCCATTCCACATCCACGGGAAGCAGGAAGAGGCCAACCTTTTTGCAAACTATTTTGGAGGGTCTCCAATGCAGTCCAAAGTTTTACTTTTGAGCCCCCACACATGCACTTAAGTTTGGTCAATAAAATGATCAAGCATCGGAACTTGGAAATCATTTCCATCTCCTCATGTAGTTACTGTATCATTTAATTTAAGTGTGCAACAGGGGCCAATAACCTGCTGCCCCAACCCAAAGCTGACTATGATTCTTAGTTTGTGCCCAAAAATTAATGTTGATGACCCATTCAGTTTGGTTTGAATTTAGATGGACTAATAACAATGACCTGATTGTATGCATGCATATGCATATgttacatatatgcatacattACTTTTTCCGGAAAAAAAACATTTTGGGTGCATTAAATAATTTGAAGAAAGATAATCCATAAATATGCCAAGGTGGCATAGTAAGTACTTGGCTCCAGCCAATATTGGATTAGATTATGTGGGATTTGGATTTTGTCTGGACCTAACACGCACTAAATATGACCAAACTCAAGCTGTTTCCATCCCTATTTAAAATGCTTTACTTATTATTTGGGTTTCGAGATGATTTAGCTCCGATCTGAAAATTTATACCATTTAATCTGGGCTTTTTTGCATTTACACCTTTATAAATATCTGAAATTGCATGTATACATTTACAAATTTACTATTTTCATGTCTACCCtaataaattatttctttttgcatGTATACTGTTATAGATATATGAAATCGTGGGTGTACCCTTGCAATTTTGCTACTTGCATGTATATCCATatgaattttttctttttgcatgttTACCCTCGTTGAGTTAAGTATATACACATAATAAGAAATAATATATAAGAGTATACATGCTAATAGTAAATTTGCAAGGGTATACGTGCAAAAAATGCATTTATTCTAAAAGGTCTTACCCACAAAGGTAGAATGTTCCCTAACCTTTTTTTAATCATCATATGTCCCTTTCAAGATGTTGTATAAAATGGATCCACCTTTTGATTACCTATGAAGGTCTTACCCACAAAGGTCTTACTTTTTGTGttgattttttcaacttactaaaTCACTGATGCTATTTTCCACTTTTATATGATTGTTTCAGGCTCATTATTCTCAAGTGAAAGATAGAGAAGTTGgctatacccaaaaaaaaaaaaagagggatagagagagggagagagaagatggCAATTTCAAGATAATCCATAAGTTTTCGAATATCAATTGTTTGACAAGACAGATGATAACTTAGGATCGTGGTATCTCCtattcttcttttctcctatagCAATAATATATTTGATAGAGAGACTTCCGTCTATTCTTCTTTATAATCAAGATTTTTGGTCTCAATATTGGACCCTGTATTGGCAAGCTTATCAATATGAGTCAGCTCAGTATTATAGGCTTGTGTATCGACGTATGGTGTGTTGCTAGAGATGAGATAGCGTTACCATGTGTTGGTACAATACCATATCGAGCTCCTATACCATAGGCTGCCCTACTAAATCGGGATGGTGCACCAAATACCAGACAGTATGGAGGCAGTACAAAAAAATCTTGTATATAATAACATTAAGTATTTATGGATGTCACTAGATTTTAGTATTGTTGAATCACCTAATGAAAGGGATTTTTATAGCTGGTTCCCTGTTTTTGAGATCCAATGGTTAAAAAGATTTTAAGAAAATTGTATCCATTCCCCTTGCTCTCTAAAGTGAACAAAATAAGTAGTGTCATCTAATGATCTCTTAGCCCTCATTTCTTGCAAACTACTACTTCCTCTATAGGTTGATCCATTCTTCCATTTGATAGCTTCAACAAAAGTGCTAATTGACCTGAAAGTAGATCAAGGATGAAGAGTACCAATGGGGCTGCGATGAGAATAATTGATAGAAATTCTACCCTTTCCAAGAATTATTGTCATTTGAAATACAATAAGTTAACTGTACTAATGAGATCTGGATGGCCGAGGACCATTCTGTCCATTTTGAGTGGGCAGAAAACACATGGGGTTAACCTAGTTTTTGTTGGAAGAAGGGGACTATTTTGGCATTGGGTCTCCTGCAGGGGACTTGTCATACAGCCAAATAATTTGTGCATATAATTGGGAATGTGAAACACTGAGCTCATTGGAGAATATTGATTTGTGATCTTCAGTAAATGAGTTGATGGCTTGATTGATTGAGAGAAAGTGTGAAACATCATCTGTTGAACTGTAAGTCATCCTTTGTTAATGCCATCTGTTGAAAGAAGCCAGCCTTTCAATTTGCAGTCAGATGCGACACTCATGCTTATGAAATGACATTTCAATCATGCTTTGTGCCATTTATTTCCTACCTTTGCATTTGAAAATTGTTATAAGCTGTAGTTCTTTTATTCTGTACAATTGTGCATTTATTTTTACATCTGCACTGTTTAgttctaaaatattattatctgTATTCAATGGAAAATCTTTATCACCATATATGCCTTCTAACAATAGAGTGATTTATAGTGAACCATCATATAAGCTTGATTAGTAAAACCACCTAGCGTCACCACATGCAAGTCACTTGCCATCTGCTACCGTACTCATTATATTGTTTAAGATGCTTTGCCTATTTGTTCGGGTTTCAACCAGATGTTACTCCAGTCTAAGAACTCATATCATTTGTTCTCCTTATACAGCAAAAATTAGGTTGAAGAATTATGCTTCTTAAAGCCTTCATGATCTTATCGTATTACATCCAAAAAGACTTATCCACAAATTCTAGCTAGTGCTTCAACATTTTCCACTTTTTCCTTTTTAATTCTTCTGTTAGATTCTGATTTGCTGCATCATGTCATTTTATATTGAAAGTTTGTCCATGCAACATGTTAGCGTCAAACTATATGTTAATTTTTGTGTCCCATTAGGTCAGTTCGTGCAATCAGTGTTCCAAACTATGTGACTGCTCGGGCTTTCTTATTTTTAAGTGACAGATCTAGAAAAGATGAGAATGATTGAGAAGACAAAGGAAGAATAAGGATGCTAGTATCTCTTTCTTTCTGTATTTTTgtcttttttaattaataattttatttgctAAGAAAGCGAGGTTTCAGTGAtgcagtattttttttaaaaaaaaacacttTGTTTCCTGTTATAATAGAAAAACTGCCATTTTTTTGGACATAGATAATAGCTGTTATATCGGCTGTTATTAGTCATTATGATAGTAAAACAACATGTTATATTTGGTTGTTGTGCCCGTTATATGATGGCCAATTTAGTCAGGTAATTCCAATTAATGTCCCTCAGTTAAAAGAGATATACATCCATATATACATACTGTAAAAATTGCATAGGTTTGATTTCGGACATTGAAGACCTGCAGGAGATCTATTAACCTTATCCAGTTTTTCCAAAGAATCAAAATGGCTGTCAATGGAATCCCTTGTCAGCTTTCTGAAGGTTCCATTGGAACATTATTTATTTCAGAGTGCCTCTCCTCATTGTTAAAAAGAAGTAAAACCACATAAATCTCCAGTCTAGACTGATATTATTCAATTCAACAGTTTGTTTATTCGGGTTATATAACATAACAAGAGGTCTCTGAAGTCATTATAACTGCTAATGTTATGTTACGTTAGCCACACAGTGAAACTTTGAGACTGAGATCCTTGATTCTTCCTGATAGCCAGACAAAGTATTTATCAGTGATTTTCTAATTTGTCTAAATCATATATTGAATGAAATCTCCCATCTCCAGTTGCAAAAATAAGTCAGATCATCAAATGCGTCAGAAATTTGAAGTGCATAGAGGCTTAGCATGTCAAAACCAGTAAGAATGAGCTCCAAATCTTTAGCGAATAAGTTGCTTGATTTATAGTTTGCTCCGTTTCATGATtttagttttgaaaaaaaaaaaagaaaaaagaaaagaaagaaaggaactcAAGAAAACATTATCTAATGTGAAAACTGCAGATGTTAGTGCCAGTGCTACATGTGACTTGGGCATACAAAACTAGCAATGCTGTGAAAAGCATCATAACTTACTGATTTCTCCAGTCTGAATCAAGGTGATAAAAAATTACAGGTTTGCCAGTCCTAGGTTTTTGAGACCATTTGGATATTTTTGCATGAAATCTTGTGATGTCGCTTGTAGCTCTATTATGAGGTGATGTTTtggaagtgttggtgcaaaaatctgcttgcgccggagaagctggagtcggggaagttgcggtcgccgccgggacctgcaaaggaagtctaaaccggaggtggggttgctccggcaagaccctccgacactcaagtcagttctctgcctcaacaagaatggagtgctcgaacggagaatttagcagagttttaggtaaaaactagagcttatagaataacgtatctgggtccccctttttat
The sequence above is a segment of the Elaeis guineensis isolate ETL-2024a chromosome 7, EG11, whole genome shotgun sequence genome. Coding sequences within it:
- the LOC140859421 gene encoding uncharacterized protein, producing MWNGKPNIAFAGNYFVIKILMPPLGIPFPSQFLPPRNRPAHPLLSKHVRSAAVISSASMVPAFLSIHLFNLFATSNRSTAVFLSILPSSALFLPPKFLRCSFQPAFDKEHHSQPASDNETQPAFRAKQGWVVTTRSYHLKIM